GCATCAGGAAATTGAGCGATAGCAGCATTAGCTACTTTTTGCGCCGTTTCCCCAATGGAGTCGGATAAGATATAGTAATGTAATGTGGGTTGTTCTTTCATATAAAGGCACCTCCTAGTTTACAATTAGTTTAACATAGAAAGAGAGCTACAGGAAATGAATGTAAATAAGGAAAACATTAATTTTGAAACAGAATATTTAACGGATGAACAAAAAAAGCAAACCTTGAATGATGGACTTGCGCGCTTAAAAGCAGCGGGGTTTAAAATGACGAAAAAACGTCAAGAAATTTTGGAGATATTTATTGAAGAAGGAAAATACCTTCGTGCCAAAGAAATCCACGATCGTTTAACCAATAAATATCCCTCTATGAGTTATAATACAACCTATCGCAACATTTATGACTTTATTAAAGTGGGTATTTTGGAGTCGACGGAATATAATCAGGAACAATTGTTTAAAATTAATTGTATGGACCAAGAACATGATTCTAATCACCACCATCACCATTTCATTTGTCGTTTATGTGGCTTAAGTATTCCTCTAAAAGCATGCCCCATGGATCACATCGATACGGATTTATCGGATGTTTTAATTGAAAGCCATCGTTTTGAAGTTTTTGGTTTATGTGCGACGTGCAAGTTAAAATAACCTAATAAATATCGGATTATTTTGACTAAAAATTGTGTTTTTTTACGATTAATGCAAGAAATTCAATGAATTCTATTGTAAATTCTTTATAGTTTGCTATAATAACGAAAGAACTTTGTTTAGATAATTGATTATCTAAAGGAAGGTTACTAAAAGCTCGGAGGGAGGGAAATCAAATGTCTAAAACTGTCGTTAAAGATAACGAATCTTTAGATGATGCTCTTCGTCGCTTTAAGCGTAATGTTTCTAAAACCGGTACTTTAAGAGAAGCCCGCAAACGTGAGTTTTATGAAAAACCAAGTGTTAAGCGTAAAAAGAAATCAGAAGCAGCTCGTAAAAGAAAGTTCTAATTCTGCTAGAAAAGTAGGGTGATTTTTATGACACTTACGGAGCAAATTAACCAGGACGTTAAGCAAGCGATGAAAGCTAGAGATAAGGATACACTGAAAGTGATTCGTATGTTGAAAGCTGCTTTGCAGTTGCAACAAATCGAACAAAAAGACCCTTTGTCTACTGAACAGGAGATATCCATCATTGCGCGTGAATTGAAACAGCGTAAAGAATCTTTAGCAGAATTTGATAAAGCGGGTCGGCATGATTTAGTTGAAGAATTGGAAAAAGAAATTAAAATCGTAGAACAGTATTTACCCAAACAACTCTCAGAAGATGAAATCAATGTAGCCATTGATGCAATCATAACCGCTACAGGGGCATCTTCCATGAAAGACTTTGGAACTGTGATGAGCCAAACAATGACTGAATTAAAAGGACAAGCTGACGGACAAACAGTCAATCGTTTAGTAAAAGAACGATTGTCAAACAATTAATTTAAAGCACCTCATTTGAGGTGTTTTTTTGTTTTCTTAAATTTTTGTTCTTCACCCGCCAAATGAAGGCTTGTTTGGCCGTCGATTGTAAATAGGTCGCCAAATGAGGGCTGGATTGGCTGTCTCTGTATAAGCGGGAAGCGTATTACCGTAATATACACTACAATTAAGGCTATTCGCTCATGAAATCAGCTGTTTGTTGACCAATTAGCTTTATTCGGCTGCCTTTCACTTTCAGCTTACAACGAACGGTTGTTGATTGCGATAGACCAACGCTAGAAAAGGCTGATTCTCTTAGATGAATCTTCTCAATTTGATATATTTGCAGAAATCTCTAATTAACAGAGATTTATCAGGCCACCGCTAACCGAGTAATGACCAGAACAAGCATTTGTCTAATAATTATTGTGAATTTCTTCTTTGGATTTCTTCTATAGGTGAGCTATTATAAACTGATGGTCATTCGCTTGTCACATTGTCTGGCTAAGTGCAACAAACTCAGCCGGAATATTCCACTTCCGGCTTTCATAGGGGATACCATCTGCCTCTCAACTCATTCTCTGGCGGTTGGGAGTAAGCGGGAAGTGTAGGAACAGGTTGATTTCGGATACAGTATCGTGACAAATAAAAATTGCTTAATTTTGGTGGCGAAACTCTTGTATCTCTTCACTACCAATTAAAATTTTCCTTTTTAGATGGACTAATCTTAGGTTGACGGTAAATTATTTATTTTCCACTTACTCACAGTTAAGTGGGTCGTCAAATGAGGGGGTCTGATTGTTGCGCTAGTAGAGCATTGGCTAACATCTAACAAAACGTGGGTGAAAAGTGGTTGTTAAAATTTCTACTATAGCTTGCATGAGTAATTTGATGAACGCTTGTACTTCTAATGACTCAGAAGTTAAAGTGAAAGGGAAACGCTTGTACTTCTAAAGGTCCAGAAGTTAAAGTGAAAGGGAAACGCTTGTACTTCTAAAGACTCAGAAGTTAAA
This window of the Fundicoccus culcitae genome carries:
- a CDS encoding Fur family transcriptional regulator — its product is MNVNKENINFETEYLTDEQKKQTLNDGLARLKAAGFKMTKKRQEILEIFIEEGKYLRAKEIHDRLTNKYPSMSYNTTYRNIYDFIKVGILESTEYNQEQLFKINCMDQEHDSNHHHHHFICRLCGLSIPLKACPMDHIDTDLSDVLIESHRFEVFGLCATCKLK
- the rpsU gene encoding 30S ribosomal protein S21, which translates into the protein MSKTVVKDNESLDDALRRFKRNVSKTGTLREARKREFYEKPSVKRKKKSEAARKRKF
- a CDS encoding GatB/YqeY domain-containing protein, which codes for MTLTEQINQDVKQAMKARDKDTLKVIRMLKAALQLQQIEQKDPLSTEQEISIIARELKQRKESLAEFDKAGRHDLVEELEKEIKIVEQYLPKQLSEDEINVAIDAIITATGASSMKDFGTVMSQTMTELKGQADGQTVNRLVKERLSNN